A section of the Candidatus Nitrosacidococcus sp. I8 genome encodes:
- a CDS encoding efflux RND transporter periplasmic adaptor subunit, protein MHPIASLSYIIFPSLLKLKRKPNPFLWSIIFLILVGCSDKGAQQFQMPPPEVDVISATPQDFPLTKDYVGRLSPYRSADARARVAGVVLQKSYKEGDIVQKGDLLFQIDSEPFEAALNANTAALAQAEATYTNNKIAAERARKLVTKGFVTEADLDNAEANERTAAAAVEEAKANVHTAQISLGYTKVVAPITGRADRQQVTEGALVGQLDATLLTTVDQIDPLYANFTVSITEMEQMRRAKSEEATISKLGDVTVQITLPSKNIYPELGIVDFSASRVNPSTGAVDLRATVPNVDYHLLPGTYVTLKADLGTLHNTFLIPQEAVLRDGSGAYVMVVDQEKKVVRHNVIAERMHQGSWLITGGLNTNDQVIVSGLQKIQPGISVNPVPWKVNNNQSTDNSSN, encoded by the coding sequence ATGCACCCTATAGCTTCGTTATCTTATATTATTTTTCCTTCTCTTCTAAAATTAAAGAGAAAGCCTAACCCATTTTTATGGAGTATTATTTTTCTAATTCTTGTAGGGTGTAGCGATAAGGGTGCTCAGCAGTTTCAGATGCCTCCCCCTGAAGTAGATGTTATTAGTGCTACACCACAGGATTTTCCACTTACTAAAGATTATGTAGGTCGCTTATCTCCCTATCGCAGTGCTGATGCACGAGCTAGAGTAGCTGGTGTTGTTTTACAGAAATCTTATAAAGAAGGGGATATTGTCCAAAAGGGAGATTTATTATTCCAAATTGATTCAGAGCCATTCGAAGCTGCTTTAAATGCAAATACAGCGGCGCTTGCTCAGGCAGAAGCTACTTATACTAATAATAAAATTGCAGCAGAGCGCGCACGTAAATTAGTTACTAAAGGTTTTGTTACTGAAGCTGATTTAGATAATGCTGAAGCTAATGAACGTACCGCAGCAGCAGCGGTAGAGGAAGCTAAAGCTAATGTACATACTGCTCAAATTAGCCTTGGTTATACTAAGGTAGTTGCTCCCATCACAGGTCGAGCCGATAGGCAACAAGTCACTGAAGGAGCATTAGTAGGTCAACTTGATGCAACTCTGCTTACAACAGTAGATCAAATTGATCCTCTATATGCCAATTTTACGGTTAGTATTACTGAAATGGAGCAAATGCGCCGTGCTAAAAGCGAGGAGGCTACTATATCAAAACTAGGAGATGTAACAGTACAAATTACTTTACCTAGTAAGAATATTTATCCAGAGCTCGGTATTGTTGATTTTTCTGCAAGTAGGGTAAATCCATCTACTGGAGCAGTAGATTTACGTGCTACCGTACCTAATGTAGATTATCATTTACTACCCGGAACTTATGTCACACTAAAAGCAGATTTAGGCACATTACACAATACTTTTCTCATTCCTCAAGAAGCAGTACTCCGGGATGGTAGTGGTGCTTACGTAATGGTTGTAGATCAAGAGAAGAAAGTGGTACGTCATAATGTAATTGCGGAAAGAATGCACCAAGGCAGTTGGTTAATTACTGGGGGGTTAAATACTAATGATCAGGTAATTGTCTCTGGATTACAAAAAATACAGCCAGGTATATCTGTTAATCCAGTTCCTTGGAAAGTAAATAACAATCAATCCACTGATAATTCTAGTAATTAG